The following are encoded in a window of Qipengyuania soli genomic DNA:
- a CDS encoding threonine ammonia-lyase produces MIRDSSRNPTREGVAEAYEKIAAILPPTPLMPVDIGGVQCWAKAEVLQPVGAFKIRGAWHRLSALSEEERARGVVAVSSGNHAQGVAWAARRLGIPATIVMPRNAPQVKLDATRALGAEVVLYERPGEDRDEVAARLIEESGATLVHAFADAWVIEGQGSAGIEAEKQLGRTPSRFIACCGGGGLAAGLALACPTSAIHPVEPEGWDMVGQSLAAGEIVRVAADPPKTICDALQPDATKDINLAVLLGRAEPGVAVTDDEVREAQRFAFRNLRLVVEPGGAAALAAALSGKVPVNADTVIMLTGGNTDMQSFAQTLASG; encoded by the coding sequence ATGATCCGAGACTCTTCACGCAACCCGACCCGCGAAGGCGTCGCCGAGGCCTATGAAAAGATTGCTGCGATCCTGCCGCCGACGCCGCTGATGCCGGTCGACATCGGCGGCGTGCAATGCTGGGCCAAGGCTGAGGTGCTGCAGCCCGTGGGCGCGTTCAAGATCAGGGGGGCGTGGCATCGCCTGTCCGCGCTGTCGGAGGAGGAACGGGCGCGCGGTGTGGTTGCCGTGTCCTCCGGCAACCATGCGCAAGGTGTCGCTTGGGCAGCGCGGCGGCTGGGGATACCAGCCACAATTGTCATGCCGCGCAACGCGCCACAGGTGAAACTCGATGCAACCCGCGCGCTTGGTGCCGAAGTAGTGCTGTATGAAAGGCCGGGCGAGGACCGCGACGAAGTTGCCGCGCGGCTCATCGAGGAAAGCGGTGCGACACTGGTCCATGCATTTGCCGATGCCTGGGTAATCGAGGGACAGGGGAGTGCCGGTATCGAAGCGGAGAAACAACTCGGTCGCACGCCTTCGCGCTTCATCGCGTGCTGCGGTGGGGGTGGCCTTGCGGCAGGCCTCGCCCTCGCCTGCCCGACCAGTGCAATCCATCCCGTCGAGCCGGAAGGCTGGGACATGGTCGGCCAGTCTCTTGCTGCGGGCGAAATCGTCCGCGTTGCCGCCGATCCGCCCAAGACTATCTGCGACGCCCTGCAGCCCGACGCCACGAAAGATATCAACCTTGCCGTCCTGCTCGGCCGTGCGGAGCCCGGGGTGGCGGTGACCGACGACGAAGTGCGCGAAGCCCAGCGGTTCGCGTTCCGCAACCTTCGCCTGGTCGTGGAACCGGGCGGCGCTGCGGCACTGGCGGCGGCTCTGTCCGGCAAGGTGCCGGTCAATGCCGATACTGTCATCATGCTGACCGGCGGCAATACCGACATGCAGAGCTTCGCGCAGACGCTCGCCAGCGGATAG